The window CTCGCATACTTTTCATGCTAAAAGAAACATCTTAAAAACCGGGGCAGGTATCTACACATACATAGCATATAAACTTGTAGACCCTCGCTCGTAAGCTCGCTGATTAGTCTATACCGTACTCATTCCACCTGGATTTCACTTTATCCATTATGCTTTCTGTAAGCTTGATCTCTGTGGGTTTGATTTTCCAATCGTACGGTATGGTTGCATCCATGATGATCCGCGATGTGAGGAACTTGTTATCATCCTCTGCAAGTGCCGGGTCGAGAGGGGTTGACCTGCCTCTGTTTATAATCTGCGTGCCCCTTGCAGGATTATAGCGGACGCCCAATGCCCACCAGACCCTCGGGAGATCATCTGCTTCGATATCATCGTCAACAATAATAATACCTTTTACTCCATAAGAACCTGTATTGCTTGCAATCACCGCTGCGCCCACCTGATCCGCATGGCCCGGATACATCTGCTGAACAGAAACAACCACCCAGAAACGTCCCGAAGCTTCCGGCATCGTATATACTGACTTGATACCAGGGATTTGCATCTTGTCCAGATCCATCCATAAACTTGCGTTCCGAGCAAAGGCATAGAGCATGTGCTGGTCTCCTACGGGCCTGCCCACGCTGGTTTCCCAAAGTACCGGTTTGTTTCTGTAGTATACACGTTTGACATCCAAAGCCGGTTTGGGAATAGGCTTAATGAGTTCTTCCGTGTAGTAGCCTGTATACTCGCCAAAGGGTCCTTCATTTCTCAGTTTAGTAGGATCAATCTCACCTTCCAGCACAATCTCTGCAGCCGCAGGAATCGGGAGGCCGAAGATCTGACTCCGCACCACATCCACAGGGGCTCCACGTAAGGTACTTACAACATCATACCCGCTTTTGGCTCCAGAAACTGTGGCAGCACTGGCAAAGATGTGTAAAGGATCGCCTCCTATAATCGCGCATGCAGGCATCTTTTTGCCCTGCTTCGCATACTTTTTCATGATC is drawn from Pseudomonadota bacterium and contains these coding sequences:
- the ppcB gene encoding phenylphosphate carboxylase subunit beta, which gives rise to MDLRGFISLCEKEGQLKRIKAEVDWELEISHICKIVEEKSGPALLFENVKGYDSPVLTGAFGTTQRLAMILGKDPKLSLVNLTKEWVNLAVKEVIPAKEVTDGPIFENIVDGDKVDTFAFPSPKFYELDGGRYFGTAVFMVIQDPETGKVNLGTYRMGILDDKTVGVQILKGKTADRIMKKYAKQGKKMPACAIIGGDPLHIFASAATVSGAKSGYDVVSTLRGAPVDVVRSQIFGLPIPAAAEIVLEGEIDPTKLRNEGPFGEYTGYYTEELIKPIPKPALDVKRVYYRNKPVLWETSVGRPVGDQHMLYAFARNASLWMDLDKMQIPGIKSVYTMPEASGRFWVVVSVQQMYPGHADQVGAAVIASNTGSYGVKGIIIVDDDIEADDLPRVWWALGVRYNPARGTQIINRGRSTPLDPALAEDDNKFLTSRIIMDATIPYDWKIKPTEIKLTESIMDKVKSRWNEYGID